The Chryseobacterium sp. LJ668 genome segment GCAAATTCTTTATTAAACGGGACGAATACTGGTACTGTATCAGGAACATTAACATTGACAACAGGATTTGTAAACACAGGAGCGAATGCATTTATATTAGGAATTTCTGCTGCTACTCCAGGTTCATTAAGCTATACTGCTGGTGGATTTAGTACAGGATCTACTTTAACCAGATGGTGGGGAACTGCAACAGGGGGAACTTCTATTGCAGCATCTACTACTACTGCTACAGCATCATCACCAGCAACAGGAGCTTATCCTTTTGCTACAGGAACATCAACAGCTTTTGTTGCAAGAAATCTTTACTTGAACCAAACAACAGCTGCAACTACAGGTGGAAAAATTGCTGTAAAATACAATGATGTAGCAGGAACAAATACTGTGAACATCGTAGACGGAACTTATACTGTAGATACTCAAGCAAAATCTAATTGGGTTGTTTCTCAATCAGGAATTACTGGAACGCCTACATATAATATGGCGATAAACGCACAGAATATCTATCCTTCAGCTACTGGTAACAGTAGAATAACTTTGGCATCAGCGCCCGCTTTGGGAACGCACCAGGCAGGAACAAGTTATGTAAATGCACAGAGAACAGTTGTTCCATTGGCTAATTTAGCTGACACTTATTATCTAGGTATTGCAGCTTCGGATATTCCTTTTGCATCTATAGTAAACGGAAACTGGAATAACGCTGCAACTTGGAATAAAGGTGCTGTACCGTCATGTACTGATTTGGTACAAATTACAGCCGGTACTACGGTTACGGTAAACTCAACAAGCAATGCTTCTAAAAACATCACTATCAATGCGGGTGGAACATTAGTAAATGCTTCGGGAGATTTAACAGTAGGTTGTACATTAAATAACAATTTCCTTACTAACAACGGAACACTGACTGTGTCTGGAGGAGTATTGAATATTAATGGAAATTTAATGAATAATTCAGGATCTACTTTTAACCAAAGTGGTGGTAATATTAATGTTGATGGTAGTGATGGTACAATAGCTAATAGTGTTATTACAGGAACGCCATTAGTGAGAGTTACAGCTACTACTGCATCTAATATTAACCTTACTGGAGGTATTTTAACAATAGTAGACCCTCATGCTGGTACTAGCACAAGTGATTATGCACTAAGTGTAAATGTGCCATCTGGTGGAGCTGTAGCTGGTACTAACCACACAGTTAAATTTGGAGATGGTACCTCTGTTACAGCAGGAGGTAATACAGGTGGCTTTGGTATATATTTATTTCCTGGCTCTGGATATTACAGCTTAGGAAATGTATTGGTAGATGCAGCCACTGCAACCAATCGTTTTGTAAGTACTACTAGCAGTATAGGTATTTTAGGTAATTTGGTGGTTAATCAAGGAGAATATAGATTGGCCTCAGCCACTTACTTAGCAGGTAATATTATTAATAATGGTACGCTATCAAGTACTAGTACATTAAACCTTGCTACTTGGACTAATGCTGCTGCTTCAGCAGCAACTACTGCTCAAACAATTTCAGGAACTGGAATATTTAGAAATTTAACAGCTTCTCCTACAGCTAGTTTAAGTAGTTTTACTGTAAATAATACAAGTTTAGCAGGGGTAACACTCAATGTACCGCTATCCGTAAGTGGAACTTTAACACTTACAGCAGGTAAAGTAAATACAACTACAACTAATTTGTTAACTTTAGGTACAGCAACAGCAGCAGGTACGTTATCAGGAGGTAGTGCTAATGCCTATGTAGTGGGGCCGTTTGCAAGAACGATTGCTTCTGCTAATACGAATACAAGTTATATCCTATATCCTGTAGGTAAAGCAGCTTATGCTCCAATTTCTTTAGCACCAGCAACTACTGCGGTAACTAATATGAAGGCAGAAGCATTCGATACTAACTCGGGAACTGCATCTACTGCTACGATTCAAAATTTATCTACAACAAGAAGATGGGAAGCACCTTTAGTATCTGGTACTTTCACTACAATTAATGTAAGATTAGGAGATAATGCAATTACAAATGTTAATTTCCCGGTAATCGCACCAACTGCAAGTGGAGTATATGATAGTTTATTTGGTACTTCAGGCACTTTTGCTGCCGGTACACCAAATACTACACAATCTACAACTGCATTAGCAACTGCTAGTTACACAGGTTATTTATCTTATGCAGAAATAGCTTCTGCGCTTGGTACAGGCGAAATTATTTCTAATGAAAAAGGAATAAAAGTTTATCCTAATCCATTTGCAGATGTCTTAAATATCTCAGATGTGAAAAATGTAAAATCAGTATCTGTTATTGATATTGCAGGAAGATTAGTGAAAACTATAGAAAAACCAGGTTCAGCTCTTCAATTAGGAGAATTGAAATCTGGGATGTATATAGTGGTCCTGAATATGAATGACGGTTCTAAACAAACAGTAAAAGCAATTAAAAAGTAGATTTTTTAATTTAAATTGAGATAGCGACCTTATGGTCGCTATTTTTTTGACTTTTAACTAGAATGTGTACGTTCCAATTTTTAGTGAATTTCAAAATAGATTAAAATTTAGTAAGAACTAACTTGTAATTTTATGTATACCTGATCAACATTGTGTTAAATTTTGATAATTTATTAAAAATCTATTGTTGTTATTGTAATATATAGTTAATTTAGACTTTTAATCATAAATTAATATAATGAAAAAAGTTTTACTAACAGGTTTTTTAGCCTTCGGGTTAATTACATCTGCTCAGACGTATTGTGTGCCGGAATTTTCTAGCGGTTGTAATGATGGAGATCAGATCGACAGTTTTGAAATTCCAAATGCAAACTTCAGCCACTTAGATACCGGTTGCTCTACCGGTGCTTACGGTGATTTTACCGCTCAGACCATAAGTATGAATGCTGGTGTAAATTATCCGTTTTCAATTACTCATGATTACGGTAGTCAGAATGTAGCGATATGGATTGATTTCAATAATGACGGTACGTTCGATGCATCCACGGAATTAGTGGCAACTGGAAGCAGTGTTTCGGGTTCAAACATAGCTACCAACAGTTCAATTGCAATTCCTGCTACCGCTCCTGTAGGTCTGCATAGAATGCGGGTTGCCGATCGGTATAACACTGCGCCAATTCCATGTAATATTGACGGATATGGGGAAGCACATGATTATACAGTAAATATTGGCGCAGCACCAAGTTGTTTAGCTCCCAATGGTTTGTCAGTAACGGCTGTGAGCTCTACTTCTGCCACACTATCTTGGGTTGCTCCCACTTCAACGGTGGGTGTAGGATATGAATATTATCTTTCTACTTCTAGTGCATCACCTTCTTCTACTACTGCAGCGACAGCATCGGTGGCTAGTCCTACCATTACTGCAACATTATCCGGATTATCATCTATCACTACATATTATGTCTGGGTAAGATCTGTCTGTACCACAACTACAAAAAGCGACTGGTCTTCAGCAGCATCTTTCACTACGTTATGTGGTGTAGTGGTACCAAATTTTACATTTGATTTTGCATCAGGAGTGAATGTATGCTGGTCAAATGCAGATACAGGAACACCAGCAACTGGTCCTTCAGGAACGTATTCAAATTGGTATGAGGATGGATTCTTAAATAACGGATATACAGGTGCAATGAAAGTTAATTTGTATACAAGCTCATTTTTTCCTACTACATTTGATTCCTGGCTAATTACACCGGTATTTGATCTTTCTGCAGGAGGGTATCGAGTAAAGTTTGATTACGGATTGACTCAATATGGAGATACAACAGCTGGCACAATGGGATCAGATGATGTGGTGCAGTTTGTTGTTTCCCAAGACGGCGGTACTACTTGGACGGTATTACAAACGTGGAACGAAGCTAGTGCAGTGTCAAATACATCCACACAATATTCACTCGATCTAACTTCTTACATGGGAGCTAACACCAAATTTGCATTTTATGCGACCAATGGAAGTGTGGCAGATACAAATGATGTCGATTTCTTTATCGATAACTTAATTGTTGAGCCAATATCTCTTGCAACTTCTGAGGTTTCTTATGTTAGAAATAACATCAAAGCTTATCCAAATCCATTCTCAGATGTCTTGAATATTTCAGATGTAACTAATGTGAAGTCAGTAACAGTAGTGGATATTGCCGGCAGATTAGTGAAATCAATAGATAAACCGGCTTCAGCTCTTCATTTGGAAGAATTGAAATCTGGACTCTATATGGTTATACTGAACATGAATGATGGTTCTAAACAAACAATTAAAGCAATTAAAAAATAATCAATTTAAATTTTAAACTTATAATGGCGGCTTTTTAAGTCGCCATTTTTAGTTGTAACATATTATTATTAAAAATGTAAAATTATAACTACTAAAATGTTATAAATTTGCATAAAATTTTTGTTAAAAATTTAGATATATGAAAAAACTTTTACTTGCGTGCCTTTTTTTACTAAATCTGGTTTTAAATGCCCAGATCACTTTAGGTGCAGGAAATACAACCGTTGGGACAGCGCCCGTAAGTACATATTACGGATATTCTTACGTACAGCAGATATTTACAAAGAATGAAATTAATGCAAATGCTGCGGGCAACATTACTGGACTTAAATTTTACTTAAATCCATCTTCTGTAATTGCAAATTCTTCAAATTGGGTTATCTATTTAGGTACAACTTCAAAAACGGGCTTTACTTCAAGTTCAGATTGGATCCCTGTTTCTCAGCTTACACAGGTCTTTTCAGGAACTGTTACCAATGTTAATGGTGTGGTTACGGTCGTTTTACCTGTACCATTTGCTTATAACAATTTAAATAACTTAATAGTTGCTGCAGAAGAAAATGCTCCGGGATATGATGAGAACGGTTTTGCCAACGCATTTTACAATTTTGGTTCTGCTGCAAATTCTCTCTTATATTACCAGAGCGATAACACAAACCCAAATCCGCTCTTTCCGCCAAACGGAGTTCGGGATGATCAAAAATCTGTTATTACATTTAATGGTCTGACTGCAAATGCTACGATTGCATGTCCCAATGTGATTTACCCCGTCAACAATACATCATTTGTTCCTTTATCTCCAACAATCGAGTGGAATGCCGTTTCAGGAGCTACAGGATATAAGGTCTCATTGGGTACAGTACCGGGTGGTACAGATATTATCAATCAGCAATTGGTAAGCACAAGCAGTCTTTTAGTTCCTCAAACTTTAACGGCAAATACCGTTTATTATTTAAAAGTTACTGCTCTAAATGCTGTGGGAGAATCACAAGGTTGCTCAAATATCATGTTTAGGACAGCCCCCGGACAGCCGGTAAATGATGAATGTGTAAATGCCATAACGCTTACTGTAAATCCAAACGCTGTCTGTGCATCTTCAGTTCAAGGGTATACTTTAGGCGCTACAGGTTCAGGATTGGTTGCGAGCCCTTGTTACGGAAATCCTGACGACGATGTCTGGTTTAAATTTGTAGCCACGGCTGCAACTCACAAGATTTCACTTACGGATATTGCATCGGTAGGAACCACTTTTAGCGAAGATTTATATTTTCAGGTTTTTAGTGGGTCTTGTGGTAATTTAACAAGTATTTTGTGTTCAGATCCTGCTTCTTCTTTGGTTTCAGGATTAACGGTAGGAGCAACCTATTATCTAAGAGTATACAGTTATAATGGTGCAGGAAGCAACCAGAGTTTTACAATTTGTGTTGGAAGTATCCCGCCGCCGCCTGCAAATGATGCATGTACAGGTGCTATATCGGCAACAAATTTTCCATACTCATATACCCAACTTGATGCATCTGGAGCAACTAACAATTCGGGGTTTTTAACCACCTGTACAGATGGTATGAATGACGGAACGTGGTTCAGCTTTGTTGGAAATGGTGGCAATTTTGATATTATTGTTACGATGCCTTCAGGAAGCAGTTTTGATCCGCAAGTCGGAGTTTTTACCGGAAGCTGTGGCTCATTGGCGTGTGTAGAAACAGAGGACGATGGTGGAGATGGTGAATCAGAAATACTCACAATACCCACAATTTCAGGAACTACTTACTACGTAAATGTGGGTCATTATGATAGTTCAGATAATGAGATGGAAGATATTTTCAGCATTAATATTTTAACGAATACTTTGGGGACAGAATCAACAGTCTCCACAATCAGAAGCAAAGTAAAAATATATCCAAATCCTTTTACGGATGTCTTGAATATTTCAAGTGTTGAAAATATTGAGTCGGCAACCATTACTGATATGTCCGGAAAATTGATTAAAACAATTGAAAATCCTACTTCGCTGATTCATTTGCAAGATCTTAGATCCGGTGTGTATATTTTATCTTTATGGATGAAAGACCATAAGCGACAAACTATTAAAATAATCAAAAAGTAAGCATAAAAAATGGGCAGCCTATTCAGGTTGTCCATTTTTAATATACATAAAATCTTATTTATTCGGTGAAATGGTCTGAATGTCTCCTGTAGTCATACCGGAAAATACACCAGGAAAAAATGTTACTAATATAAAATAAATGATTATCATTAACGGGATTAGACTAAAGAGAATAATGATCCAGATATTGGGTGTGTTTTTCTTTTGTGGTTCCATGATTTTTTGGGTATTTGATTAATAGATTATTGATAAAATATGCTATGCTAATTTCTTGCCACACTGTTTGCAATATCGTGCATCATCGTCAATATCTTCATTTCCGCACCGTTCACAGATTAATTCAAAGTTTTGTCTTTTGTTTCTCATCTCAGCTGTTACAATTCCTGTAGGAACAGCAATGATCGAATAACCCGCAAGCATTAAAATTACTGCGAAAAATTTTCCCATCGGCGTAATTGGTGATACATCTCCATAACCCACCGTAGTTACCGTAACCACCGCCCAATATATTGATTGCGGAATCGTTTCAAAACCAGGTCTTCCGCCTTCTACCATAAACATGAGCGAACCGACGATGACCGAAAATATAACTAAAAATAACAGGAAAATATAAATTTTTCGGGAACTTCCTTTCAAAGCTTTTACGATGACAGAACCGTCATTCATAAAATCAAGAAGATTAAAAACCCTGAAAACTCTAAGCATTCTCAGCATTCTGAAAATCAGGAAATACTTAGTCACAGGAAAAAGAAAACTCAGATAAAAAGGAACAAGGGAGAGGAAGTCGATAATTCCGAAAAAACTGAATATATAATGTTTTTTGTTTTTCAACACGGCAATCCGCATAAAATATTCTGCTGAAAAAAACAATGAGATGATCCATTCGGCAATGATAAAATAAACATGGTATTTTTTTTCCAGTTTAGGCACACTTTCCATCATGATGATAAAAGTGCTCACCAAAATCAGTGAGAGAAGCGCCACATCAAATAACTTTCCGAGCTTTGTATCAGAACGGTAAATGATACGGTACAAAAATCTTTTCCAGAATTTGTCTCCGGGAACAAGATTATGTTCTCTTTCCATGATCAGAGTTTTTTTTAAATTTAGCAAATTATCCCTATTTTCGTAACAAACTTACAGAATAAAATGACAATACGCGAAGTAATTTCAGAAATAGAAAAGCTCATCGATATGCCGCAGGCTGAAGACTTTGATAATGTCGGCCTTCTGTGCGGTCTGCCGGAACGAAATGTATCAGGAATGCTGATATGTCACGATGCTTTAGAAAATATTGTAGATGAGGCGATCCAAAGAAATTGTAATTTTATTGTATGTTTTCATCCGATTATTTTTTCGGGATTAAAATCCCTGACCGGGAAAAATTATGTGGAAAGAGCAGTTTTAAAAGCCATTGAAAACAAAGTAGCCATTTATGCCATACATACCGCTTTCGATAATGATTTTCAGGGAGTTAATGCGGGAATCTGTAACCTTTTAGGGTTGAAAGATTTAAAAATCCTACAGCCTAAAAAAAATAATCTTAAGCAATTAAATGTCTACGTTCCGAATGATCATTCTGAAAATGTGAAAGAAGCACTTTTCTCTGCCGGAGCAGGAAATATTGGATTTTATGACGAATGCAGTTATAAAGTAGAAGGAAATGGAACTTTCAGGCCTATTGAAGGTTCAAATCCGTTTTCAGGAGAGCAATATGTACGTGAAAACGCAAAAGAAGATATGCTTTCAGTGATTTTTGAAGCTTTTAAGCAAAATCAGATTGTTGCTGCAATGAAGTCGGCTCATCCTTACGAAGAAGTCGCTCATCAGATTTATAGTCTGGAAAATGAAAATCAATATTCCGGATTAGGAATGTATGGCGAATTTGAAATTGAAATGGATGAAAAAGAATTTCTAGGTTTTGTGAAAGAAAAATTTAATGTAAGTATCATCAAACATTCAGATCTTAATCAAAAGAAAATCAAAAGAGTAGGAGTTTTGGGAGGCTCCGGAGCAAGCGGAATAAAATCGGCATTATCGAAAAAATGTGATGCCTATCTTACAGGAGATCTCAAATACCACGATTATTTCCTGGCAGAATCTAAAATGCTGATTTGCGATATTGGGCATTACGAATCTGAGCAATTGGTGAGTCAACAATTATTTGAAATTTTATCACAAAAATTTAGTACATTTGCAATCTTAAAATCTAGTGAAAAAACAAACCCAGTAAATTATTTCCTATAGATATGGCAAAAATCACCGAAATTTCAGTCGAAGAAAAATTAAGAGCTTTATACGATTTGCAAATCATCGATTCAAGATTGGACGAGATCCGAAATACAAGAGGAGAATTGCCAATCGAAGTTGAAGATCTTGAAATCGAGATTGAAGGCCTAGAAAAAAGAGCGGAAAAATTTCATGCAGAGATTAAAGAGCAGAATGATCAGATCAGCAACAAAAACGAAGTGATCAATCATGCAAAAACTTTAATTGAAAAATATAAATCTCAACAGGACAACGTAAGAAACAATAAAGAATTCGAAGCTTTAGGAAAAGAAATTGAATATCAGGAACTTGAGATTCAGCTTTCTGAAAAGAGAATCAAAGAATTTGGAGCAAAAATCGGTCATAAAGAAGAAACTTTAAACGAGCTGAACTCTAAAATTGATGACCTTAAAAATCACCTTAAATTCAAAAAAGAAGAATTGGAAGGTTTGGTATCTGAAACTCAGAAAGAAGAAGATTATCTGATCAAAAAATCTGAAGAATTTGCTTCTAAAATTGACGAAAGGTTATTAGCATCATACCACAGAATACGAGCCAACTCTTCTACCGGCCTTGCAGTGGTAGGTTTGGAAAGAGGTGCCCCAAAAGGATCTTTCTTTACAATTCCGCCGCAAAAGCAAATGGAAATCGCTCAGAGAAAGAAAATCATCATCGACGAACATTCAGGAAAAATTCTTGTTGACGACGAATTGGTAAATGAAGAAACAGAAAAAATGAATGCTGTCATTAAATTTTAATACAGCCTCTCTATAATAAAAAAACGGCTCCAAATTTTGGAGCCGTTTTTTTATGCTTTAATTTCAGGAATACAACACTATTTCAATGAGGGGTAGCGAAAATTCAAAAGAATTTTTGACGGGGTGGTAAGAGCTTACAGTATTTAAATAAAAAACCGCTTCAAAATTGAAACGGTTCATTTTTTTTAATCGTGATGACCATACATCTTATCATACAAGTCTTTGAACTTCTCTTTTACTGCCTTTCTTTTTAATTTTAAAGTAGGAGTCAGAAGTCCAGCTTCGATGCTCCAGACTTCTGGCGTAAGCTCTATTTTTTTAATCTGTTCCCAGTTTCCTAGATGCTCGTTGATATCGTCGATTTCCTTTTCAATTCTCGCTTTCAGTTCGGGGCTTTTTGCGATTTCCTGCGGATTAGAACCGATGTTAAGGTTGTTTCTCAGGGCCCAGTTTTTAGCAAATTCAAAATCTGGCTGTACGAATGCGCAAGGCATTTTTTCACCATCACCAACTACCATTACCTGCTCAATAAACTTGGAAGCCTTAGCTAAATTTTCTATGGTTTGTGGAGCTATATATTTTCCGCCCGATGTTTTAAACATCTCCTTTTTACGGTCGGTGATCTGTAAAAATCCTTCACTGTCGATATGACCAATGTCTCCGGTTTTGAAAAATCCGTCTTCGGTGAATGTTTCTTTGGTTTGTTCTTCGTTCTTAAAATAGCTTTTAAATACAGAAGGCCCTTTTACTGTAATTTCACCGTCTTCCTGAATTTTTACAGTTAAATTATCCAAAGGGTGACCTACGGTTCCTACTTTCATTTTACCAAATGAATTTACAGAGATTACCGGCGAAGTTTCCGTCAAACCATATCCTTCCAGAATAGGAATTCCGGCATTTTGGAACATCAAATTCAATCTCTTGGATAAAGCAGCCGAACCGGAAACCAATGTGATGATTTCACCTCCCAAACCTTCTCTCCATTTTTTGAAAACCAGTTTATCGGCAATAATTTCTGAAAGACCCGAAGGTTTTGTAACTTCTTTCTTTTTTTGAATTAAATTCAATGCCCAGAAAAATATTTTTTGTTTAAACCCTCCTGCTGATGAACCTGTGTTATAGATTTTATCATACACTTTTTCTACCAGTCGCGGGACAACGCTCATGTAATGCGGTTTTACTTCTCTTACATTTTCACCCATTTTTTCAATGCTCTCTGCAAAATAGATTGAAAATCCGTTGTATTGGAAAAGATAAAAAAGCATTCTCTCAAAAATATGACAGATCGGTAAAAAGCTCAGCACTCTTGTATCTTTATAGTCTAAACTTTTTCTTTTCGGAATCCTAGGAAGAGAACCTAACACATTCGAAACGATGTTTTCGTGGGTCAGCATAACACCTTTTGGTTTTCCGGTAGTTCCCGAAGTATATATTAAAGTAGCCAAATCTTCTGCATTAATTGCTTTTGAAAGATCTTCCACCTCAATCTGCGTAGAATCATCTTCTCCTAAATCTAAAATTTCTTTCCAATTGGCAGCACCAGTGATATTGTCAAAGGTAAAAACACCTTGTAGAGAAGAAACATTGTGCTTGATCTTCATCACTTTTTCTAAAAGTTCTTTATCTGAAACAAAACAGTATTTTATCTCGGCATTATTAAAGATGAACTCATAATCTTCGGGAGAAATACTTGGATATACGGGTACGGAGACAACGCCAATCTGTGAAATTCCGAGATCCATGATAGCCCATTCTGTACGAGAGTTGGTGGTGATCAAGGCAATTTTATCGCCTGGTTTTATACCTAGTTTTAAAAGCCCTCTAGAAATTTTGTTTCCCTGGTTGACAAACTCCTGAGTAGACGTCTTTATCCACTCGCCCTGATGTTTTGTTGCAAACATTACATTATTAGGGAGTTTTTCTAAAGCGTAGTGGGGTATATCGAATAATCTTTTGATGGTCATAATTTGTTAAATATTTAATAAAGAATTCTAAATATAAGCATTTTTGTAAAAATAGCGCAAATCTATTTACAATTTTCAATTGACAAATATTTTTTCAGATTTGAGTAAAAAGTGTTAATTTACGGGCATCTAATTATAATTTTTATGGACTTTAATTTATCCGAAGAACAGCTGATGATTCAGCAGGCAGCAAGAGATTTTGCATTAAACGAACTATTACCGGAAGTAATCGAAAGAGACCGAGATCAGAAGTTTCCAACTGAGCAGGTAAAGAAAATGGGAGAAATGGGACTTTTAGGGATGATGGTTGATCCACAATACGGTGGGGCAGGTATGGATAGTGTTTCTTACGTTTTGGCAATGGAAGAGATCGCAAAAATTGATGCTTCTGCAGCTGTTGTGATGTCTGTAAATAATTCATTGGTTTGCGCCGGTCTAGAAAAATATGCTTCTGAAGAACAAAAAATAAAATATCTTACACCATTAGCAAGCGGTAAAGTAATTGGTGCATTTGCATTATCTGAACCAGAAGCTGGATCTGATGCAACTTCTCAGAAGACTACAGCTGAAGACAAAGGTGATTACTACCTTCTAAACGGTGTGAAAAACTGGATCACGAATGGTGGAACAGCTACTTATTATATCGTTATTGCCCAGACAGATCCTGAGAAAAAGCATAAAGGTATCAACGCTTTTATTGTAGAAAGAGGCTGGGAAGGATTTGAAATCGGGCCGAAAGAAGACAAATTGGGAATCAGAGGAAGTGATACACACTCTTTGCTTTTCAACAACGTAAAAGTACCTAAAGAAAACAGAATTGGTGAAGACGGTTTCGGATTCAACTTTGCAATGGCTGTGCTGAATGGAGGCAGAATCGGTATAGCTTCTCAGGCCTTAGGAATTGCTTCGGGAGCTTACGAAATGGCTTTGAAATATGCTAAAACCAGAAAAGCATTCAAAACGGAAATTATTAATCATCAGGCAATCGCTTTTAAACTGGCAGACATGGCTACTCAGATTACAGCTGCAAGAATGCTTTGCTTTAAAGCTGCTGTGGAAAAAGATGCAGGGAAAGATATTTCTGAAATCGGAGCAATGGCTAAATTGTATTCGTCTCAGGTTGCTATGGATACTACGATTGAAGCAGTTCAGATTCACGGCGGATACGGATACGTAAAAGAATATCACGTTGAAAGACTGATGAGAGATGCGAAAATCACACAAATCTATGAAGGAACTTCTGAAATTCAGAGAATTGTGATTTCCAGAAGTATCGCAAAGTAATTTCTTTAAATTAAAAAAAACACTAATATCAATACATGAAAAAAACTTGGTTAATCTCTTTGGGTGTAGTTTTACTGCTAATAGGAGTTTTTGTCTGGTACAAATTTTTCTTCGTTTTCGGAGAAGGTGTAAAATCCGGATATTTAAATTATGCTATCAAAAAAGGATATGTGTTCAAAACATATGAAGGTAAATTGATTCAAGAAGGCTTCGGAAGAGGCAAAAGCGGAACAATTACGAGTTATGAATTTGAATTTTCAGTATCAGATGCTGAAGTTTTCAAACAACTGGAATTAAACAGCGGAAAAAATTTCGACCTCCATTAGAAGGAATACAACGGAAGTTTGCCATGGAGAGGAAATACTAAGTTTGTAGTGGATAAAATAGTGAATATGAAATAATCGCAAAAGGCTCTCGCATTGATAGCCTTTTACTTTACACCAAATCACAAATATTAATATATGAAATACTAATTTCTTTATCGTTTGATTACAATTTTTTTCCGAAGTTAAATCATGCTTTGATTTTAAAAAAAAATTCTGATATAGTTCTCCGTGTATTTACTCGTTTCCGGGCAGATTTTTGTTCTTCTTTTTATAGAAATGATAAACGATACCTGCAATCAGGAATAACGGCCAAAGCGGGAGGATAAAAAGAAAGATTGAAGTGATGACACTCCATCCTGAAGAGACTGCGGCCAACGATTTTGACCCGAAACTTTGAGGCCTATTATTTATTATATAATTTTCATCAGTTCCGTACAGTGTAATTTCAACATCACATAAAGTATTGTTGATAAAATCCTGGCCAGAGACATCAATCCCTTTGTTTTCTACCTTTCCTATGTGTTGGCTCAAATCTTCCATTAAATAATCAAATTTCTGAATAGGAACCTTTACCTTGAGATAAGCAATTTTTTTATCGTTGTTATTTAAAGAAATATTTTCACTTTTTATAAAACCGTCATATTTTTGTACCTGGTCCTTCACGATTTCTTTTGCAGTTTCAGCATCGTCAACAATCAATTCTAAGAGTCCGGTTTTAGTCATCTTGTT includes the following:
- a CDS encoding AMP-dependent synthetase/ligase, giving the protein MTIKRLFDIPHYALEKLPNNVMFATKHQGEWIKTSTQEFVNQGNKISRGLLKLGIKPGDKIALITTNSRTEWAIMDLGISQIGVVSVPVYPSISPEDYEFIFNNAEIKYCFVSDKELLEKVMKIKHNVSSLQGVFTFDNITGAANWKEILDLGEDDSTQIEVEDLSKAINAEDLATLIYTSGTTGKPKGVMLTHENIVSNVLGSLPRIPKRKSLDYKDTRVLSFLPICHIFERMLFYLFQYNGFSIYFAESIEKMGENVREVKPHYMSVVPRLVEKVYDKIYNTGSSAGGFKQKIFFWALNLIQKKKEVTKPSGLSEIIADKLVFKKWREGLGGEIITLVSGSAALSKRLNLMFQNAGIPILEGYGLTETSPVISVNSFGKMKVGTVGHPLDNLTVKIQEDGEITVKGPSVFKSYFKNEEQTKETFTEDGFFKTGDIGHIDSEGFLQITDRKKEMFKTSGGKYIAPQTIENLAKASKFIEQVMVVGDGEKMPCAFVQPDFEFAKNWALRNNLNIGSNPQEIAKSPELKARIEKEIDDINEHLGNWEQIKKIELTPEVWSIEAGLLTPTLKLKRKAVKEKFKDLYDKMYGHHD
- a CDS encoding acyl-CoA dehydrogenase, whose translation is MDFNLSEEQLMIQQAARDFALNELLPEVIERDRDQKFPTEQVKKMGEMGLLGMMVDPQYGGAGMDSVSYVLAMEEIAKIDASAAVVMSVNNSLVCAGLEKYASEEQKIKYLTPLASGKVIGAFALSEPEAGSDATSQKTTAEDKGDYYLLNGVKNWITNGGTATYYIVIAQTDPEKKHKGINAFIVERGWEGFEIGPKEDKLGIRGSDTHSLLFNNVKVPKENRIGEDGFGFNFAMAVLNGGRIGIASQALGIASGAYEMALKYAKTRKAFKTEIINHQAIAFKLADMATQITAARMLCFKAAVEKDAGKDISEIGAMAKLYSSQVAMDTTIEAVQIHGGYGYVKEYHVERLMRDAKITQIYEGTSEIQRIVISRSIAK
- a CDS encoding DUF4349 domain-containing protein, which gives rise to MKKYFLLVAVSSTFIMCKKGEATQSPVENMINSADNTVADVSKKVDAVQNSAEAVFDSASIKIKDFEKTKTEVTEKIESTSKTIDSLSDKITNMKLESKIEKKDSSKKNSEKIVVNIPSPKIIKETKVIYKDYPKKDNFETKVSKNKMTKTGLLELIVDDAETAKEIVKDQVQKYDGFIKSENISLNNNDKKIAYLKVKVPIQKFDYLMEDLSQHIGKVENKGIDVSGQDFINNTLCDVEITLYGTDENYIINNRPQSFGSKSLAAVSSGWSVITSIFLFILPLWPLFLIAGIVYHFYKKKNKNLPGNE